From Zavarzinella sp., one genomic window encodes:
- a CDS encoding molybdopterin-dependent oxidoreductase — protein sequence MAQVSTPTIPLQVVKAVCPHDCPDTCGMVVTVQEDRAIDLRGDKSHPFTRGFLCQKVNHYLDRVYHKNRLQHPLRRVGKKGSGRFTRITWDEAIAEITTQLSNIANSQYGPQAILPYSYAGTMGKLQYASIDRRFFHRLGASMLDRTICATAGAAGCDVTLGTRATIDPEAIVQARYIINWGSNTAVTNIHLWSLMHKARKTGAKIVTIDPRRSDTAKKSDWWIPIRPGTDAALAMGLMHIIVRDQLQDQDYLDRYTIGFKQLSDRLKEFPPHVVAAITSLPESTIEHLARELGLASQIYGGPSLVRLNYGLQRHGGGAMAVRTICCLPAVTGSWRFPGGGALLSTSKLSPWNGAGLERPDLIPANTRTINMVQLAEALHGELPGPPVKALFVYNSNPAAVNPQQQKVLQGLEREDLFTVVHDLFQTDTADYADIVLPATSQLEHWDIHSAYGHLYIQLNRPAIPPLAEAKPNTEVFRLLAKAFKFEPEIYQETDEELIQLALQPKAGYGGYPSASAFDGITWERLLTGEPIRINLPASFVPFAEGNFPTPSGKCELYSQREADAGRDPLPNYTPPHEDPQTKPDLAAKYPFQFICPPENSFLNSSFANIESLQPVHREPIVEVNPQDAEAYHLHKDDLVRIFNDRGAFQAKVVISDNVPQGVLASYGVYWSRLIGGANCNSVTSTATTDLGGGATFFDNLVQIEKYSLTEN from the coding sequence ATGGCACAAGTTTCGACGCCAACGATTCCCTTACAAGTGGTCAAAGCAGTTTGCCCCCACGACTGTCCTGATACGTGCGGCATGGTCGTGACCGTGCAAGAGGATCGTGCGATCGACCTGCGTGGTGATAAATCACATCCATTTACTCGTGGATTTCTTTGCCAGAAGGTCAACCATTATCTGGACAGAGTTTACCACAAAAATCGCCTGCAGCACCCGTTGCGACGCGTGGGTAAAAAAGGCTCCGGAAGATTTACCCGCATCACCTGGGATGAGGCAATCGCTGAAATTACTACCCAACTTAGCAATATTGCCAATTCACAATATGGCCCGCAAGCAATATTGCCATACAGCTATGCTGGCACCATGGGGAAATTACAGTATGCCAGCATCGATCGGCGATTTTTTCACCGCCTTGGTGCCTCGATGTTAGACCGCACCATTTGTGCCACGGCAGGTGCAGCGGGGTGCGACGTGACATTAGGAACGCGTGCCACCATCGACCCCGAAGCGATCGTTCAGGCACGCTATATCATCAATTGGGGCTCAAATACCGCCGTCACCAACATTCACCTTTGGTCGTTGATGCACAAGGCGAGGAAAACTGGGGCAAAAATCGTCACCATCGACCCACGACGTAGTGATACGGCGAAAAAGTCAGACTGGTGGATCCCCATTCGTCCCGGAACAGATGCCGCATTGGCAATGGGCCTGATGCACATTATCGTAAGGGATCAACTGCAGGATCAGGATTATCTGGACCGATACACTATTGGATTCAAACAACTGTCTGATCGTTTGAAAGAATTCCCGCCCCACGTGGTCGCAGCAATTACCAGTTTACCAGAGTCGACAATTGAACATTTAGCACGCGAACTGGGACTGGCATCCCAGATTTATGGAGGCCCCTCGCTGGTTCGTTTGAATTACGGCCTACAGCGTCACGGCGGTGGTGCGATGGCGGTACGAACCATCTGCTGTTTGCCCGCAGTAACTGGTTCATGGCGTTTTCCTGGAGGTGGGGCACTATTAAGCACCAGTAAACTCAGCCCCTGGAACGGAGCCGGGCTGGAACGACCTGATTTAATCCCAGCCAACACACGAACAATTAACATGGTGCAGTTAGCGGAAGCCCTGCATGGCGAGTTACCCGGCCCACCGGTCAAAGCATTGTTTGTCTATAATTCGAATCCCGCTGCAGTCAATCCCCAACAACAGAAGGTGCTGCAAGGGCTGGAACGAGAAGATCTCTTTACCGTTGTGCATGACCTTTTTCAAACAGACACTGCAGACTACGCTGACATCGTATTGCCAGCAACTTCCCAATTGGAGCACTGGGATATTCACAGTGCTTACGGGCATTTGTATATTCAACTGAATCGTCCAGCCATCCCACCACTGGCGGAAGCAAAACCGAACACAGAAGTATTTCGATTATTGGCGAAGGCGTTCAAATTTGAACCGGAAATCTATCAGGAAACTGATGAAGAATTGATCCAACTGGCACTTCAACCAAAAGCAGGCTACGGTGGCTACCCTTCTGCATCTGCATTCGACGGGATCACTTGGGAACGCTTACTGACTGGCGAGCCGATTCGTATAAACCTTCCAGCCAGTTTTGTCCCATTTGCTGAAGGCAATTTCCCCACCCCTAGTGGGAAATGTGAGCTGTATTCTCAACGAGAAGCCGATGCGGGTCGCGATCCTTTGCCCAATTACACCCCACCCCACGAAGACCCACAGACTAAGCCGGATCTGGCTGCCAAATATCCCTTTCAATTTATCTGTCCGCCGGAAAATTCTTTTCTCAACTCTAGTTTTGCGAATATCGAATCGCTGCAACCCGTGCACCGCGAACCAATCGTCGAAGTGAATCCGCAGGATGCGGAAGCGTACCACCTCCACAAAGATGATCTGGTGAGAATTTTTAACGATCGAGGTGCATTTCAGGCAAAAGTGGTCATCAGCGACAACGTCCCCCAGGGTGTGCTGGCATCCTACGGTGTCTATTGGTCCCGCCTGATCGGTGGGGCAAATTGTAATTCGGTTACCAGCACCGCCACCACCGATTTGGGAGGTGGGGCCACATTTTTTGACAATCTGGTGCAGATTGAAAAATATTCCCTGACAGAAAATTAG
- the ribH gene encoding 6,7-dimethyl-8-ribityllumazine synthase, whose protein sequence is MMSSHVFEGSLVASSGKYAIVAARFNSNIVDLLLAGALHGLSRHGVADSDIETFRVPGSFEIPTIANALVKKQRYKAIICLGAVIRGETDHYDYVSSAATNGIAHLTKDSGIPVIYGVLTCDTLEQALNRAGGKSGNKGYEAAVTAIEMANLLAQIKDLI, encoded by the coding sequence ATGATGAGTTCGCACGTTTTCGAAGGTTCGTTGGTAGCTTCATCCGGAAAATATGCCATTGTGGCTGCACGATTCAATAGCAATATTGTTGATTTGCTGCTGGCAGGTGCACTTCACGGCTTGTCCAGGCACGGTGTTGCGGACAGCGATATTGAAACATTTCGTGTGCCAGGGTCGTTTGAAATCCCTACCATTGCCAACGCCCTGGTGAAAAAACAGCGATACAAGGCGATTATCTGCCTTGGTGCAGTCATCCGCGGGGAAACTGACCACTACGATTATGTTTCCAGTGCGGCCACAAACGGCATTGCCCACTTGACAAAAGATAGTGGCATACCAGTGATTTATGGGGTATTAACTTGTGATACACTGGAGCAGGCACTCAACCGTGCTGGTGGCAAAAGTGGTAACAAGGGTTACGAAGCGGCAGTAACTGCGATTGAAATGGCAAATCTGCTCGCACAAATC